In the genome of Amphiura filiformis chromosome 4, Afil_fr2py, whole genome shotgun sequence, one region contains:
- the LOC140150636 gene encoding monocarboxylate transporter 6-like, with amino-acid sequence MAEKDNAKSWIVLIGVTFTIFFVVGSIKSLGVLLPVLTEQLTRDTWVIGSCVSLMVAWGYTVGLLTNTLVGRFGPRVVAVSCAIISNVGLIVCACAENAYTFLFGILLAGFLLIQENIMLGIVPHYFDKHYKTAVSIYCCATAFAITIMPMLTQMFLSTYGWRGALLLTSGIGLHTIPFSALLHSEKTQEQNQIEMKPLIRKSDDSKTKNRDDTTKTSHMILRLFVNKPFLARVLVPGFVYGYVFNGWLIYIVSFAVANGASLKESSIVASCGGIGVLIIRTSLPSLNHRLTYKHIMYSSSCLGAVSLILTSLLTSVVGMSLSSILFGMAIGALGAEIYIISKDVADEDQYYNVIALFHLFWGCASIVSGVVTGSIYDVTSSFTLSFDILAAVFLVPAISIGLEDLCSPRK; translated from the exons ATGGCTGAAAAGGACAATGCCAAGTCGTGGATAGTGTTAATTGGAGTAACATTCACTATCTTTTTTGTGGTTGGATCTATCAAAAGTCTAGGTGTGTTATTACCTGTGTTGACTGAGCAGCTTACACGCGACACATGGGTCATTGGCTCGTGCGTATCACTGATGGTGGCATGGGGATACACTGTTG gtCTGTTAACCAATACCTTAGTTGGGAGATTTGGTCCTCGTGTTGTAGCGGTTAGTTGCGCTATAATCTCAAATGTCGGCTTGATAGTTTGTGCATGTGCAGAGAATGCATACACATTTCTGTTTGGTATACTTCTTGCAG GTTTTCTACTTATTCAAGAAAACATCATGTTGGGTATTGTACCACACTACTTCGACAAACACTACAAAACGGCTGTTAGCATATACTGTTGTGCAACAGCATTTGCGATCACAATCATGCCGATGTTGACGCAGATGTTCCTCTCCACATACGGCTGGCGTGGTGCACTATTACTGACCTCTGGGATTGGTCTGCATACCATACCATTTAGTGCGCTATTACATTCAGAAAAAACTCAAGAACAGAACCAAATCGAAATGAAACCATTGATTCGTAAATCGGATGATTCCAAGACGAAAAACAGGGATGACACAACAAAAACGTCACACATGATTCTACGTTTGTTTGTAAATAAGCCATTCTTGGCTCGTGTTTTGGTGCCTGGATTTGTGTATGGGTATGTGTTTAACGGATGGCTAATATACATTGTGTCCTTTGCTGTTGCAAACGGAGCATCTTTAAAAGAATCATCGATAGTGGCAAGCTGTGGTGGAATTGGTGTGCTTATAATCAGAACAAGTCTTCCATCCCTGAATCATAGACTGACTTATAAACATATCATGTACTCGTCATCATGTTTGGGAGCCGTATCATTAATTTTAACGTCTCTACTCACTAGTGTTGTTGGAATGAGTCTGTCTTCCATTTTGTTTGGCATGGCAATAGGCGCTCTTGGAGCTGAAATCTATATTATCAGTAAGGATGTTGCGGATGAAGATCAGTACTATAACGTGATTGCATTGTTTCATTTATTCTGGGGGTGTGCTTCCATCGTTAGTGGAGTCGTTACAG GTTCGATCTATGATGTGACTTCAAGCTTCACCCTATCATTTGACATTTTAGCTGCTGTGTTTTTAGTTCCTGCTATTTCGATTGGTTTAGAAGATTTGTGTAGTCCAAGGAAGTGA